The Candidatus Poribacteria bacterium region GGGCAACAGGGCACGCTTTGGTGGGCAGCCCACCATCGCAAACATCATAAATACTCCGATACCCCACAAGACGTACACTCGCCACTTCAAAGCGGTTTCTGGTTTGCCCACTTCGGTTGGATTTTTTCGGCAACCAAACGCCAAGCGGATTATGACCTGATAAAAGATTTTATGAAATTTCCTGAGCTCGTTTGGCTCAACAAGTACAAACACGTACCACCAGTGCTGTTGGGAGTCGGGGTGTGGTTGGTTTCCGGTTGGTCTGGACTGGTGGTCGGTTTCTTCATCAGTACGATGCTCCTCTTTCACTGCACATTTGCGATTAACTCGCTGGCTCACCTTATCGGCAAACGGTCTTACGTCACCGGGGAGGACTCGCGCAACAACTGGTTTCTGGCACTCATCACCTTTGGTGAAGGGTGGCACAACAACCACCACTACTTTCAGGGTTCAACCCGACAAGGGTTCCATTGGTGGCAGATCGATTTCACATATTACGTTTTGAAGTTCTTGGCATTCTTTAGAATTGTTTGGGACCTTCGCGCCCCACCTGCCACCGTAATTCAAGGGATACGTGGAATGCCACGAAACGTCATCGAACGAGTCGCCCGACAGTTGGCGACAAGCTTCCCAATTGAAGCTATCAGTGAGCAAATTCGCCAAGCGTGGGCACACACACCCAAATTTGCAGAGCTACGCCAACGTGTCCGCCACTCCCGGCCATCCGCTCACGTTTTTCTCACCGAGATTTGTCGTTCCGATCTGCCAACAATGTCATCTCTGAAACATCACGCGCAAGAGATGTTTGCTCATAGCCAACATATGGATCTGATTGTTGTCCGAGCCCATGAGATGGTTGTTGACGCTATTTTAAAACATCTGTTCCACGATTTACCATCGCCTATGCCACAAGCTAGACATCTGTCCTAATTGAACCACCGAGACATAGAGACGCAGAGGATATATGTGGCAGAAAAGTAATGGGCATTGAAGTTCTAGGGTGATAGGATAATAACAGAGCCCCAGCAGTCCGAGACCTCTCCTGAGTTTTATCTCTTCAACGAATCGTAGTGACGATTGGTTTTCAGCACTTTTCTCTCACAAGAAAACCCTTAAGTCCGTGCTATTCTGGCGTCAACTAGTTTCAGTCTAGCAATCCCCAAAGCTGCTTTCGTTCGTCACTCCAATCTTTCCATTCTTCGGAAAAAATGTACTTCAACGCCTCTACATCACGCTTTCTGCCGCCGGCGGGAAAGTAGTTCCAACCCATCGCCCGGCGAGGTCCGGCAGCTGTCTTGACACCTGTTGCGTGCCAGCAGCTCGGTGTCCAAACCAATGTCCAGCGCGGATCGAGGAGCACCTCAACCTCGGTAGGGTGCTTCGCATAAAGTTCCTTCGGCGCAAGATCGTGCTGCCCTGTAGCGATCTCCAACTGTAACAGTTCTTCCCAGATTTCCTCCTTCGCTCTCAGATGGCTTCCCGGCAAGATGCGCAGTGGTGCATTCGTCGGATCATGTCGGTCTAGACCCGTCCGGAACGAAACCTGTTTGACATCGGGACCGCCATCGGCGTGCCAATAGACTTGGCGGTATAGACCTTGACGCTCCGAGATAGCCGTCAGTGCATCTCCCAATCCGCAGGCTCCTACATGCACCTGCTCACAGTTTAGCAAACGCTCAGCCATCTCGACGAGTTGTGGTTGCTCCACTATCTGGAGGATTGGCTCTCCTACCGTAAGAAATTGACAGGCAAGTTTGTTGAGTCCACTGGGCCAATCTGTGTTCGTCCACTTTTCCTCGCTCTCCACAACAATTTGATCAATTTCGCGCATTCGTTCCTCGCCAAAAGGATTGGGCACAAAAAAGAATCCGTGCGCGTGAAAATGATCCACCTGTGCCTTGGTGATCTCCATGATTTTTCATCTCCCTTTTATGGATTACGAGCCAGAAATCCGAAGGCAATACAACTGAACTTCCACCTCTGCAAGTTCGGCGTGGTAGCCTTTGGGCAGTGCGAGCACGTTATTGTGATGAACATTCACGGATTGTTCAAACGAATGTCCCTCGCGATAGATGCGTTGAGAGGCGTGTCCTTCCACGGGTGTGAGACGATAGAAACAGATCGCTTCACCAGAGATTGAGTGAGCAGGTGTTTCACTGACAATTAACGCATGCTCACCACGGTTGAAATCGTCGCCCGGTTCAAGGATGACAGCTGCTGTTTCAAGAAATGAAGGTGCTTTACAAACTGCGACCTCTACAGGATCATCGTGCGCAAGAATTTCGTAGGTTGTCCGATAAGGGATAGATACTCGATACGCCTCGCCTTCAAAGACATCTGCACGGTCCCCAATGAGTCCGTGGGCTTTATTCCCGTTATGCCCAACAAGCAATTCGCACTGACCTCCGAGTACCACCAGCATAACCTCGTTATCCCCGGTGTCTTCAAAGAAAGATTCACCGATGCCGAGATTGAGGATACCAAAATCAAGCCCTGTTATTCCCATTTCACCGCTCTCAATAAGTCGGGTATATCCTTTATCCGGTTTGTATTTTTTGAATAGGTTCATTTCTGATCTGCTCATTTAGGCGGACTCGATTAGTGGTTTGTATATCTTAACTGCATTATACCATCAAAGTCATTCGTGAACAATTGAAAATAGAACTTACCGTCAATTGCTTTATTCTTGATTCGTAGAAAATCTCTGAGAATTGACAATTGACAATTCTCCCGCAACTCGCTATAATTGACGCACTAATTCAGGGAGCAAGAGGAGCAGAGAGGGAAATCAAATATCTATCCAATGGAGAACGGTGATGAAACAGATTGATGGCGGAATAACAGCAGTACCGGGGTTGAAGGCGACCGGCGTCCACGCTGGACTGAAGCCGGATAACGAAAAGGATGTCGCCTTGATAGCAGCGGACGCGCCGGCGGTTGCAGCGGGGGTATTCACGAAAAATCGTGTGTGTGCCCCGGTGGTTTTGGTGTGCCGTGAAAATCTCAGTGACAATACAGGTCAAGCGATTGTCATCAACAGCAAGAACGCTAACGCATGTACGGGCGAGGTCGGCATGAAGAACGCACGACAGATGGCCTCGTTGGTGGGGGAAGCACTCGGCATCGATCCAAGTCTCGTATTGGTGGCTTCAACGGGAGTCATCGGGCAGCAGTTACCGATGGATAAAATCAGTAACGGTATCCGTCTCGCTGCTCCGGCGCTGGACCCAGATGGAGGGCATGACGCTGCCCTTGCAATCATGACAACAGATACCGTCCCCAAAGAGATTGCTGTGGAGTTTGAAATTGGGGGAAAAATCGCTCGGATTGGTGGCATGACGAAAGGGGCAGGGATGATTGCTCCGAATCTTGCCACGATGCTCGCTTTTCTGGCGACAGATGTGAACATCGCCAGTGAGCCGCTACAGCAGGCGTTACGTGAGTCCGCTGCGAAGTCTTTCAATCGGATGACGATTGATACGGATAGCAGTACAAACGATACGGTGCTAATCTTGGCAACAGGCACCGCAGGGAATGCAGAAATCACTGACACAACTAATGGCGACTACGAGGCATTCTGTGAAGTACTAGACTCTGCCTGCATTGAGTTAGCGAAGAAAATCGCCCGTGATGGAGAAGGCGCAACGAAGTTGGTTGAGGTAGTCGTTAAAGGTGGGAAGAACGAAACGGAAGGGGAGATGGCAGCCCGTTCAATCGCCGAATCGCCGCTCGTGAAGACTGCTGTTTTCGGCTCAGACGCAAATTGGGGACGTATCATGATGGCGGCTGGAAAATCGGGCGCGGAATTTGACCCGTATCAGGTAGATGTTTGGCTCGGTGACTATCAACTGGTCAAGGATGGAATGGACGCCGGATTTGATGAGGATAAAGCAACGGCACTCTTTTCCAAGGATACCGTGACCATTACGGTTGATCTGAATGCCGGCGATGCAACCGTCACCATGTGGACGTGTGACTATTCCCACGATTATATTAGCATCAATGCGGACTACCGGACTGCAAAACAAAAAAAGAGTGAAACGTGAAAGCCATTTGTTCATTGGTTCATTAGTTCATTAGTACAGTCAGGCAACCTCCTCCGATAAATCGGAAGGTTAGAATACCTATCTTGCTGAGAATTCAGACCAAGGAGAAATGACGCTTATGCTTACACCTGACGAAAAGCAATTTTACGACGAGAACGGTTATGTGCTGAGGCAAGGACTTGTCTCGCCTGAGGAAATCGAAAAGGTTCAAGCGGAGATCCATAACATCCACAGTCGGATGGCAAAACAATCGATTGAGGGCGTCGAAGTAGCGTGGGAGGAATTCGATGACCCAAACATGCCGCCACGGATTAAACAACTGATGCAGAGTGAACTGGTCAGTCCAACCTTGAATAAAATCTTGCGTTCGGGCGCAATGCTGGATATTATCGAGCAATTGATTGGTCCCGACATCTCACTTTTTCACAGCAAACTACTCCCCAAAGANNNNNNNNNNNNNNNNNNNNNNNNNNNNNNNNNNNNNNNNNNNNNNNNCTGATGGTAAACTGCCAACTCGCAATTGACGCAACAACACAGGAGAATGGATGCATCCAATTCGTCCCTGGCAGCCATAAATGGGGGCTACAGGAACACGAACGGGGACAGGAGAAGTTTCGCCTATTTCTGCCGGGACACTACCATGAACGTGATGATGCTGTCCCAGTAGAGATGGCGCCAGGGGCTGGCGTTTTTTTTAACGCACTAATCATTCACGGTTCCGCTGCCAACACGTCAACCCAAGCTCGACGAATGAATACCTTCGCCTATAATGTTACAGGCAACGGCGTCACCCAGTGCCGCGAAGCGCTTCGGGGCAAACCGCTCTGAAATGTTAAGCAATAAGACTTGAGGCATTCGAGCCTTGAAAGGTTCAGGGCTTAGAGCCATGGTGTAGTGGCATCTGCCGCTTCTAACCACATGACACCAAGCACCGTCAACATCCTTATCAAACTCACGTAAATATACGAGGGCTGTGAAAATGCAATCCATTGCACGGACATGGATGGTTGGGTGTGTGCTCATCGTCATGAATTGTTATTGGCTCATACAGATGGAGAGCCTCCGGAGAGCTTTTGGCGCGACGTTTTTTTCTTTGTTCTTTAATGCGGTCTTTACGCTCTGGATGCTCTTTTTATTGAATCGACTGCTGCGCCGATTTACGCCGAAACTCGCCTTTGACAACAGGGAGCTATTGACCATTTATATCATGGTCAACATGGTGTCATCACTCTGCTCCTATACCGCCCAGCTGACAGTCATACCCCACGTCATCACCTATCCCTTTTGGGGAGCAACGCCAGAAAATGACTGGCGACAACTGTTCCACAAAGACCTTCCCCAATGGCTTATTGTTAACGAACCGTCCGTTCTGATAGGGTATTATCGCGGCGAAGCCAACTTATATACAGCACGCCATTTGGCAGCGTGGCTACCTCCACTGCTTTGGTGGTCATTTTTTACCCTTGTCCTCGTTTTTGTCATGCTGTGCATTAATATTATCATCCGCAGGCAGTGGATTGAACACGAGAAACTCGCTTATCCGATCGCTGAGATTCCGCTGACGTTGGTCCAGTCGGGTGGGTATAGCCGAATGATGTGGATTGGATTTGCTATTGCTGCGGGGATTAATATCGTAAATGGACTCCATTTTTTGTATCCGAGTTTCCCGGGATTAACATTTGTCCAATTTAGACATATCGGCTACATCTTTACAGAGGAACCGTGGAACGCGCTCTGGGCAACGCGAGTCTCATTTATCCCCTCGATTATTGGATTAAGTTTCTTCATGCCGCTTGATGTCCTGTTTTCGTGTTGGTTCTTCTATCTTTATTGGCAAGCGATGCGGGTTGTGGGTGCTTTCGCGGGTTGGCACACATATCCGGGCTATGGTCGGCATGTCTATATTGTGCAAGAATCGGTTGGGGCATATTGTGCTGTTTTAGCGATTGCGATTTGGCGAGCAGCGCGACACATGGTGCGCGTCCGACAGCAAACTGTTATCGGAAATGTAGAGAGAGAGATGGATGATGCCCCAATGTCATATGTAACGGCATGGTGTGGAATGATCTGCGGGATGATCATTCTTATGTTATTCTGTTATAAGGCTGGCATGACAATGGGCGTGGCAATAGGCTTTGTCCTTTTTTATTATTACATCTCAACATGTATCACTCGACTTCGCGCTGAATTTGGCTTCCCACTCCACGATGTCCACTTTGGGGGTCCGATTCAGATGATTACCTCTGGGTTCGGGACTGCGAATTTGTCGCAACGGACGCTTGTCGCCATGCCGTTCTTTTGGCATATTAGTCGTATCTACCTGAGCCACATCATGCCGCATCAATTGGAAGGGTTTAAAATTGCCTCAAGAAGTCGAATGAGTCCCAAACGAGCTTTCTGGTCAATGCTGTTAGCGTGCGCTTTTGGAATCGTAGTAATTTTCTGGCTCCTACTACACCTCAGTTATCACTACGGTCTTGAGAATACGCCATATCCACGCTGGGGAGCAGAGGTCTGGTTTTACCTACAAGACTGGTTACGCAATCCGACAGAAGTGGATTATATTCACATGGCTCTGATGGGGTTAGGGGCTGTGGTCGCGTCCTTTTTGGCGTTCATGAGGGCACGATTTGTTTGGTGGCCCCTCCATCCGATGGGCTATGCGCTGGGGGGAAGTTTTGGGATGAGCTTTTTGTGGACCTGTTTGCTGGTGGCTTGGATCTTGAAGTGGTTTATTCTACGATATGGGGGAATTATACGATATAGGCAATTTGCTCCGTTGTTCCTCGGATTGATACTAGGGGAATTTTCAGTGACTGGCATCTGGACAATTCTTGGTCTCTGTCTCAATTGGCCCGAACTATATAATTTTTGGCATCCCTGATAGGTGTGTAATTCCTCATTCCCAAAAAAATCTAATCAGAAGCAGGAAAGCACGGAGCAATCCATTTTTGCTGGTAATTTTTTCTCTACGATGGTTGAGGTTCCCTCCTCAACTCCAGCGATACACGGTATCCTTCCAAGCCCGGATCCGTGTCGATGAGTGCCTGAACGGCTTCAGCATTCCGGCGTTGGGCAGGAAAGTCATCAGCGTTGGCGATTCGCAATGCCAGTCGTGCCGCCGCCGCACTTCCTTTTCGCAGATTTTCCAACTCCACCTTGTCCAGCGTATCATACGCCGTGTGTCCGAAGCCTCTGCCCGAGGGCGGGGCGTCGGGATCACCCATGTGCCCCGTTGGAACGCCTTTTAGGACAAAGGGGAAGTGATCGGAATACGGATGCATATGCTGACCGACAGGGATGTCAGCTGCAAGCTCTTTTGCGGCATCTTGGAAGAACGGTACTAAGTTTGGCCAACGATGCAGCACCACACCTTTTCGACTCGAACCGCCCGCTGCATCAAGATTATACATGAAACGGACGCTATCTAGTTCACCCTCATGGGCATCCGCATAGCGAAATGCGCCGGTTAACCCAATCTCCTCGGTGCCGAAGCCGAGGAATCGAACCGTTCGCTTGAGTTGTTCACCGGCATACGAGGCGAGCACCCGTGCGGCTTCGATGACGAGTACCATACCCGACGCCGGATCCACGGCTCCCTGTGAGATGTCATGACCGTCGTAATGACAACCTAGAATTACCATCTCATCGGGTTTTTCCTTTCCCGGCAGATCGGCAACGACGTTCCACGAGGTTCGGGGCTCGTTGACGTCGGTTGTGTTCAGACGTAGTCTAACTGTGCCCTTCCGCTCCATCAACCGCGCCAGAAATTCACCATCCTCCTTGCATATTGAGATGCCCGGAATAGGGGCAGGTTGGTCATTTTGCAGACTCCCTGTTTCGGGCCCGACGCCGGGGCTCTCGCTGATAAAAATAAAGGCGTTGGCACCGCCCAAGACGGAGCGTTCATATTTTTCCTTGCGATGCACCCATCGTCCCAAGTCAGGGGGAGATGCGCTGCCCGCCATCACGATTCTGCCTTGCGTCTCATCACCCAAGTCCTCGTACTCGGCAGGACTGCCATAACCGGCAGAGATCAATTCTGCCGTGGTGTCGCCAGTAGGACAGTAGGGCAGTGAGATGCAGTGAAGTGACCTTTGGATCGGCTCGACGATTTCCAACGTTGCCGGTCCGCGTGACCATCCTGCGTAGGAATAGGACTCCAATCGAGCGTCTTTGAGGCCGTAACGGTCAAAAGTCTCGCAGATGAAATCTGCAGCCCTGCGCTCGTCTGGCGTCCCTGCGAACCGTGATCCGAAGTCATCGCATAACACGGTGAGGTTATCCATCACCTCCCGTGATGTATAGATGTCACCAACTATCTGCTGATCCATTTGCAAATATGGATTTTTTGTACTCATATCAACTCCTGATGATGGATTTGTGTCTTTTAGATGCTAGCCCAACTGATAGCTGCTGGTGCTCTGATAGTGTTAGGAAAACATCGTAGGATTCGCTTGCCATCATTAGCCTTCCCGCACGACTGCTAGCGGCGGCTCTCCTTCCCATACCCGCTGAAGATTCTGGAACACAAATTCACCCCTTCGCGTCCACGTATTGTAGGTTACACCCGCGACATGCGGCGTAAGCAGCACATTGTCCAACTTGAGAAGGGGATTGCCCGGGGACGGTGGTTCTTGCTCCAAGACATCAAGGGCAGCTCCGAGGATGCACCGTTCACTCAGTACTTCCGTCAAGGCAACTTCGTCCACAATGGGACCTCGACAAGTATTGACGAGTATGGCTGTGGGCTTCAGCAGAGAAAGTTCATGTTTGCCAATAATGCCACGGGTTTCGGGTGTAAGCGGCAGATGCACCGTCACAATATCTGACTCCCGAAGCAGGTCCTCCAATGACATGCGAGTTACGCCAAGTTCCGACTCTATGTTCTGAGCAGGTGGATACTGATCATAGTAGAGAAGGCGCGCTCCAAAGGCACGCAACAAATGAGCGACACGCTTTCCGATATTTCCAAGCCCTACAATTCCGACTGTCTTGCCGTTGATGGTGTATGTTGAAGATCCCGTATCAATATCACGCCATCGGTCCCCCCGAACATTTCGATCTAACTCTATCAGACGGCGATAAAAGCCTAGTATGAGGCCGATAGTATGCTCCGCGACATCAATGGAATTCGCGCCCCCATTGTTGGCGACAGGAATGCCAAGTTCTTGGCATAGGCTCACCTCCATGCTATCGTAGCCCGCGGCGACTAACTGAATTAGTTTGAGGCGAGGAGCGGAGCGGAGTACCCGTTCTGAGATTTGGCCGGGGAAAAGAATCAGAAAATCCGCATCCTGTACAAGGGGGATTTTCTCCTCATCTGGCAGATCGCTTGTGTGTACGCTGACCTCAAAACCCGGTGGGGCATATTGGGTAAGCAGGGGTGTTATTTCTGGAGATAGAAAAGTAAAGAATCTAACTTGGGGCATATTCAGTTAATGGACGACAATAACGCTTTGAGTGCGATAGGAAATCAAGAAAAGTAATGTATAGTTCAGGTGGCGCCATACAACGCGCAGCACGATCTACGTAACGCTGTCGCGAACATAGTTAGGCGTCAGTGAGAAGTAATCGCCAGATTGTCCATCGAGCAATCGGTCGTAGCCGATTCGTGCGATACTCACGCCGCGCGGCACGTTAAAAATCGGATCAGCGAGAGGCACATCTTCGCCAAATTGCGCCTGAACAACGGGTGCGTATCGCCGCAGGCCATCACCGACAAAAATCACATCGTCATCAATCTGACTCAATAGCGACTCAATCGGCACACAAAGGTCGTCAGACTTTCGCAGGAGATTTTGCCCTCCACGAAAGACTGCACCGTATACTTCATCTTTTCGTGCGTCGAGGATTGGGCAGATTAGTTTGTCTGTGTAGCGGAGATTGTATGCGATTGCTTCCAGCGTCGAGATACCGATGATCGGTTTCTTGAGGGCGTAGCAGAGCGATTTGATTGTGCCTACTCCAATTCGGATGCCCGTAAATGAACCCGGACCGATCCCAACAGCACATGCGTCGAGGTCGTGGACAGCTAAATCTCCCCACTTTAAGATTTGGTCTATAGCGGGCATCAATCTAGATGAATGGGCTTTCACAATGCTGAGTGTATGTTCAGCAACAAAACGTGCTCCATCAATCAGACCGACGCTGCCGATGGGCGTTGATGTATCAACACCAAGAATTTTTATGCTCGGAGAGCCATTAGGATCCATCATCAAACTCTATCAAAACGCGGAATTATACAGGCTGCTAAGTTCTTTCTGAGGATTGGAATTGCCCTTTCCACTCATCACTTGCCAACACAAGGACTTTGACTAAAAATAGCACAGCATCCGTCAATTTTCTTTTTACTGTTTTGGATCGTCCTCAAGTAGCCGCCAAAGCTGCACGGTCAAACTCGCTAATGGAAGGCCCACCACGTTGAAATAACATCCCTCGATTCCCTCAACGAAAGTCCCTGCTTGCCCTTGTATCCCGTAAGCACCCGCCTTATCCGACGACTCGCCACTGCGGACATACGCCAAGATCTCCGATTGACGCAACTTCCTAAAATAGACTGCTGTTTTTTCTGACCATACCACTTCGTTTTTCCGCTCGATATCAATTAACGCAACGCCTGTAATCACTTCATGCCGATTTCCGCTAAGTCGCGTTAAAATTTCAATGGCGTGTGCATCATTTTCCGGTTTGCCGATTGGTTGACCATCAATGACAACAACGGTATCCGCGCCGAGAACAATCCCTGCACCGAACTTGGCAGCAACCGCTTTCGCCTTTGCACGCGCAAGTTCTTGGACAGCAATTGCTGGAGATGTTGTGATTTGTGGCTCTTCTATTTCACTGGGGTATACTTCAAATTCAAGACCAATCTGCTTGAGCAAATCTGCGCGACGTGGCGATTTTGAGGCGAGAATGATATTGGGGAGGGTGTTGTCCAATTGGGGGCTTTCAATCATTTAAGTTGAAACCACCGAGTGTTGCGTTCAGTCCGTATCTGTAGCAATCCGGCATCTATCAGTTCTGTGAATCCCTTCTCAATTTCCCACTTGGATAAGCTGGTGCCCGGAACCATCCATCCTTCATTGGGGATTGGTAGGTATCTCTAAACACCTCTAGCGCCCCATATAGACGAAGGGCTGTTGACGAAAGCCCCACTAATGGGTTGATTGCGCCGTAGCAAGATATTATTGCTCGTGTCAGAGACATTTGTTCTCTCCTGGCGTTAAATTGGTGTTTAATCAGCTTTTGTCAGCCTTTAACACGATTGGCACTAACGAGTGCACAAGAAGTTCTCAATAGAACAAAACGCTTAACCGGAGAAAATCGTTTCAAAAACAGTTATATTGGGCTCTATCCCTCCTTTTTCTGTCACAAATGCACAAAATTCTATTTCGCAACGTCTAGTCATTTTCGACGCGAACCGTGCCATCACCGTCCACCGTTAGCTTGGTGGTACCAAGCGATGAACAAGGTCCGTACATAACGGCACGCTGCGCCTCTGTCATGCCCTCAACAAGTTCCTCTCCCCAATAGATTTCTGGAGGCGCGATTTCCTTTGCAACACCTGTACGCACGGAGGTCCGATCAGCATATTTGAAGAGCACCGATCGCCGGTGATGTTCACCACGCCAAG contains the following coding sequences:
- a CDS encoding acyl-CoA desaturase is translated as MSFPETARHADEADIIYPAVIPFALVHLACFAVIWTGFQASDLILCGVLYAIRMFAITGGYHRYFSHRSFKTSRVFQFLLAFVGQSSGQQGTLWWAAHHRKHHKYSDTPQDVHSPLQSGFWFAHFGWIFSATKRQADYDLIKDFMKFPELVWLNKYKHVPPVLLGVGVWLVSGWSGLVVGFFISTMLLFHCTFAINSLAHLIGKRSYVTGEDSRNNWFLALITFGEGWHNNHHYFQGSTRQGFHWWQIDFTYYVLKFLAFFRIVWDLRAPPATVIQGIRGMPRNVIERVARQLATSFPIEAISEQIRQAWAHTPKFAELRQRVRHSRPSAHVFLTEICRSDLPTMSSLKHHAQEMFAHSQHMDLIVVRAHEMVVDAILKHLFHDLPSPMPQARHLS
- a CDS encoding phytanoyl-CoA dioxygenase family protein, which encodes MEITKAQVDHFHAHGFFFVPNPFGEERMREIDQIVVESEEKWTNTDWPSGLNKLACQFLTVGEPILQIVEQPQLVEMAERLLNCEQVHVGACGLGDALTAISERQGLYRQVYWHADGGPDVKQVSFRTGLDRHDPTNAPLRILPGSHLRAKEEIWEELLQLEIATGQHDLAPKELYAKHPTEVEVLLDPRWTLVWTPSCWHATGVKTAAGPRRAMGWNYFPAGGRKRDVEALKYIFSEEWKDWSDERKQLWGLLD
- a CDS encoding 5-deoxy-glucuronate isomerase → MNLFKKYKPDKGYTRLIESGEMGITGLDFGILNLGIGESFFEDTGDNEVMLVVLGGQCELLVGHNGNKAHGLIGDRADVFEGEAYRVSIPYRTTYEILAHDDPVEVAVCKAPSFLETAAVILEPGDDFNRGEHALIVSETPAHSISGEAICFYRLTPVEGHASQRIYREGHSFEQSVNVHHNNVLALPKGYHAELAEVEVQLYCLRISGS
- the argJ gene encoding bifunctional glutamate N-acetyltransferase/amino-acid acetyltransferase ArgJ; translation: MKQIDGGITAVPGLKATGVHAGLKPDNEKDVALIAADAPAVAAGVFTKNRVCAPVVLVCRENLSDNTGQAIVINSKNANACTGEVGMKNARQMASLVGEALGIDPSLVLVASTGVIGQQLPMDKISNGIRLAAPALDPDGGHDAALAIMTTDTVPKEIAVEFEIGGKIARIGGMTKGAGMIAPNLATMLAFLATDVNIASEPLQQALRESAAKSFNRMTIDTDSSTNDTVLILATGTAGNAEITDTTNGDYEAFCEVLDSACIELAKKIARDGEGATKLVEVVVKGGKNETEGEMAARSIAESPLVKTAVFGSDANWGRIMMAAGKSGAEFDPYQVDVWLGDYQLVKDGMDAGFDEDKATALFSKDTVTITVDLNAGDATVTMWTCDYSHDYISINADYRTAKQKKSET
- a CDS encoding phytanoyl-CoA dioxygenase family protein, yielding LMVNCQLAIDATTQENGCIQFVPGSHKWGLQEHERGQEKFRLFLPGHYHERDDAVPVEMAPGAGVFFNALIIHGSAANTSTQARRMNTFAYNVTGNGVTQCREALRGKPL
- a CDS encoding M28 family peptidase, whose translation is MSTKNPYLQMDQQIVGDIYTSREVMDNLTVLCDDFGSRFAGTPDERRAADFICETFDRYGLKDARLESYSYAGWSRGPATLEIVEPIQRSLHCISLPYCPTGDTTAELISAGYGSPAEYEDLGDETQGRIVMAGSASPPDLGRWVHRKEKYERSVLGGANAFIFISESPGVGPETGSLQNDQPAPIPGISICKEDGEFLARLMERKGTVRLRLNTTDVNEPRTSWNVVADLPGKEKPDEMVILGCHYDGHDISQGAVDPASGMVLVIEAARVLASYAGEQLKRTVRFLGFGTEEIGLTGAFRYADAHEGELDSVRFMYNLDAAGGSSRKGVVLHRWPNLVPFFQDAAKELAADIPVGQHMHPYSDHFPFVLKGVPTGHMGDPDAPPSGRGFGHTAYDTLDKVELENLRKGSAAAARLALRIANADDFPAQRRNAEAVQALIDTDPGLEGYRVSLELRREPQPS
- a CDS encoding 2-hydroxyacid dehydrogenase, whose product is MPQVRFFTFLSPEITPLLTQYAPPGFEVSVHTSDLPDEEKIPLVQDADFLILFPGQISERVLRSAPRLKLIQLVAAGYDSMEVSLCQELGIPVANNGGANSIDVAEHTIGLILGFYRRLIELDRNVRGDRWRDIDTGSSTYTINGKTVGIVGLGNIGKRVAHLLRAFGARLLYYDQYPPAQNIESELGVTRMSLEDLLRESDIVTVHLPLTPETRGIIGKHELSLLKPTAILVNTCRGPIVDEVALTEVLSERCILGAALDVLEQEPPSPGNPLLKLDNVLLTPHVAGVTYNTWTRRGEFVFQNLQRVWEGEPPLAVVREG
- the tsaB gene encoding tRNA (adenosine(37)-N6)-threonylcarbamoyltransferase complex dimerization subunit type 1 TsaB, producing MMDPNGSPSIKILGVDTSTPIGSVGLIDGARFVAEHTLSIVKAHSSRLMPAIDQILKWGDLAVHDLDACAVGIGPGSFTGIRIGVGTIKSLCYALKKPIIGISTLEAIAYNLRYTDKLICPILDARKDEVYGAVFRGGQNLLRKSDDLCVPIESLLSQIDDDVIFVGDGLRRYAPVVQAQFGEDVPLADPIFNVPRGVSIARIGYDRLLDGQSGDYFSLTPNYVRDSVT
- the maf gene encoding septum formation inhibitor Maf; this encodes MIESPQLDNTLPNIILASKSPRRADLLKQIGLEFEVYPSEIEEPQITTSPAIAVQELARAKAKAVAAKFGAGIVLGADTVVVIDGQPIGKPENDAHAIEILTRLSGNRHEVITGVALIDIERKNEVVWSEKTAVYFRKLRQSEILAYVRSGESSDKAGAYGIQGQAGTFVEGIEGCYFNVVGLPLASLTVQLWRLLEDDPKQ